In Agrobacterium sp. RAC06, a single window of DNA contains:
- a CDS encoding ABC transporter permease codes for MVEVRFLGVGKPKPKRVIRVPLGLVSYLQATPLMLILGCFLLLPILMIGTVSFWDYDFAQMYPDFVTFNYTETLGSWVTWKIYFNTLKFAFIVWAITLFVGFWVAYFLAFHVRTSTMQSVLFLVCTVPFLTSNIIRMISWIPVLGRNGLINTALVNAGIVPQPIEWLLYSDFAVVLAMVHLYTLFMVTPIFNTMMRIDRSLLEAARDAGASGWQILTNVIIPLSKPGMAIGTIFVVTLVMADFSTVQVMSGGQSASVALMMKNQMSLLQYPAAAANAVVLLALVLLMVAAILRVVDIRKEL; via the coding sequence ATGGTGGAAGTGCGATTTCTGGGTGTCGGCAAGCCGAAGCCGAAACGCGTCATCCGTGTGCCGCTTGGGCTCGTCTCCTATCTGCAGGCGACGCCGCTCATGCTCATCCTCGGCTGCTTCCTGCTGCTGCCGATCCTGATGATCGGGACGGTGTCCTTCTGGGACTACGACTTTGCCCAGATGTATCCCGACTTCGTCACCTTCAATTACACGGAAACACTCGGGTCGTGGGTCACCTGGAAGATCTATTTCAACACGTTGAAATTCGCCTTCATCGTCTGGGCGATCACGCTCTTCGTCGGCTTCTGGGTCGCCTATTTCCTCGCATTTCACGTCCGCACCTCAACGATGCAGAGCGTGCTTTTCCTCGTCTGCACCGTGCCGTTCCTGACATCCAATATCATCCGCATGATCTCCTGGATCCCGGTGCTCGGGCGAAACGGGTTGATCAATACGGCGCTGGTCAATGCCGGCATCGTGCCACAGCCGATCGAGTGGCTGCTCTATTCCGATTTCGCCGTGGTGCTTGCCATGGTGCATCTCTACACGCTGTTCATGGTGACGCCGATCTTCAACACGATGATGCGCATCGACCGGTCGCTCTTGGAAGCCGCGCGTGACGCCGGTGCCAGCGGCTGGCAGATCCTGACCAATGTTATCATCCCCTTGTCGAAACCCGGCATGGCGATCGGCACGATCTTCGTCGTGACGCTGGTCATGGCGGATTTCTCCACCGTGCAGGTCATGTCCGGCGGGCAGAGCGCCTCGGTTGCCCTGATGATGAAGAACCAGATGTCGCTGCTGCAATATCCGGCCGCTGCCGCCAACGCCGTCGTGCTCTTGGCGCTGGTTCTGCTGATGGTTGCCGCCATTCTGCGTGTCGTCGATATCAGGAAGGAGCTTTGA
- a CDS encoding ABC transporter permease yields the protein MNTEKRSREFYVLAIFFTLFVLFLYGPLSAIVILSFQGPNGGLTFPLNGVSLRWFANLFEQQAVGDFGGSFRRSFALGFMVMVVTVVVSLLAGLAFRRKFAGATALFYLSVASLVVPSIIISLGIGVLFSQLGLQPAWYTSGFGAHLTWTLPFGVLIMFAIFNRFSPAYEEAARDLGATSWQTFRHVVLPMIAPPLIGVGLFGFTLSYDEFARTLMTSGTYNTLPLEIYGMTTNVTTPVLYALGTVTTLFSFLVIAGTLGLIMAMNRRRGRA from the coding sequence ATGAACACCGAGAAACGATCGCGCGAATTCTACGTGCTCGCCATCTTCTTCACCCTCTTCGTACTCTTCCTCTACGGCCCCTTGTCTGCAATTGTGATCCTCTCCTTCCAGGGGCCGAATGGCGGCCTTACCTTTCCGCTGAACGGGGTCTCGCTGCGCTGGTTCGCCAACCTGTTCGAGCAGCAAGCGGTCGGTGATTTCGGCGGTTCGTTTCGCCGTTCCTTCGCGCTCGGCTTCATGGTCATGGTGGTCACGGTGGTCGTTTCGCTGCTGGCGGGCCTTGCCTTCCGCCGCAAGTTCGCCGGGGCGACGGCGCTTTTCTATCTCTCGGTTGCCAGCCTCGTTGTGCCCTCGATCATCATTTCGCTCGGCATCGGCGTGTTGTTCAGCCAGCTGGGTCTTCAGCCGGCCTGGTATACATCCGGTTTCGGCGCGCATCTTACCTGGACGCTGCCTTTCGGCGTGCTGATCATGTTCGCGATCTTCAACCGTTTCTCACCTGCTTACGAAGAAGCCGCGCGCGATCTGGGTGCCACCTCCTGGCAGACCTTCCGCCACGTTGTCTTGCCGATGATCGCGCCGCCGCTGATCGGGGTCGGACTCTTCGGCTTCACGCTCTCTTATGATGAATTCGCCCGCACGCTGATGACATCGGGTACCTACAACACGCTGCCGCTCGAGATCTACGGCATGACGACCAATGTCACGACGCCGGTGCTCTACGCGCTCGGCACTGTGACCACGCTCTTCTCCTTCCTGGTGATTGCGGGAACGCTTGGGCTCATCATGGCCATGAACCGCCGTCGGGGGCGGGCGTGA
- a CDS encoding aspartate/glutamate racemase family protein produces MKIAVINPNTTTSMTATIADAARRVAHSETEILAITSSMGPVSIEGYYDEVFAAPGLLVEIAKAEREGADAIVIACFDDTGLDAARALAAIPVIGICEAAVSTAAFIAQRFSIVTTMERSRLPVEHLVHRYGMGSRCKVRAADVPVLSLEDPNSNARDRLRSEISAALKDDRAEAIVLGCAGMADLTAALRQEFGVPVVDGVAAAVKQAESLVAQGLSTAKRGSYATPVSKTYHGELARFSPAAMGV; encoded by the coding sequence ATGAAGATTGCTGTCATCAATCCGAATACGACGACCAGTATGACTGCGACGATCGCGGATGCGGCGCGCCGTGTGGCCCATTCCGAAACCGAAATCCTGGCGATCACCTCGTCGATGGGGCCAGTTTCGATTGAGGGCTATTATGACGAGGTCTTCGCGGCGCCCGGCCTGCTGGTGGAAATTGCCAAGGCCGAACGCGAAGGGGCCGATGCAATCGTGATTGCCTGCTTCGACGATACCGGGCTGGATGCAGCCCGGGCGCTGGCTGCTATTCCGGTCATCGGCATCTGCGAGGCAGCGGTCTCTACAGCCGCATTCATAGCCCAGCGTTTTTCGATCGTGACCACCATGGAGCGCTCGCGGCTCCCAGTCGAACATCTGGTGCATCGCTACGGCATGGGCAGCCGCTGCAAGGTGCGGGCTGCCGATGTGCCGGTGCTGTCGCTGGAAGACCCAAATTCCAACGCTCGTGACCGGCTGCGCAGCGAGATCTCGGCAGCGCTCAAGGACGATAGAGCCGAGGCGATCGTGCTCGGCTGTGCTGGTATGGCCGATCTAACGGCAGCGTTGCGGCAGGAGTTCGGCGTGCCTGTCGTTGATGGCGTGGCGGCGGCCGTGAAACAGGCGGAAAGCCTTGTTGCGCAGGGCTTGTCAACCGCCAAGCGCGGCTCCTATGCGACGCCGGTCTCCAAGACCTATCACGGCGAGCTCGCCCGTTTCTCTCCCGCTGCCATGGGCGTATGA
- a CDS encoding GNAT family N-acetyltransferase, with amino-acid sequence MSVAEDVQIRVLTAGEVEDLVGWAALEGWNPGYGDAAAFRSADPEGFIGCFVDGRLAAGISAVRYRDGFGFIGLYICHPDFRGRGLGRRVWEAGMAHLADRVIGLDGVVEQQANYGCMGFAPAYDTVRWSIERMPALPASFARCEAITEGDTGEILALDRAFFPAPREDFLTDWLKPPRRAFLCRRQGVVAGYAVMRPCLNGYKIGPLFAMDGRTAEDLLKICLANLKGEEVHLDVPEYQEGFRYLLGRLGFRQGFQTSRMYRGEPPSVQKTGVYAITTLELG; translated from the coding sequence ATGAGCGTGGCAGAGGATGTGCAGATCAGGGTGCTGACGGCTGGCGAAGTCGAGGATCTCGTTGGCTGGGCGGCGCTCGAAGGCTGGAACCCGGGGTATGGCGATGCCGCAGCCTTCCGTTCCGCCGATCCAGAAGGTTTCATTGGCTGCTTTGTTGACGGGCGGCTCGCCGCCGGGATTTCCGCCGTGCGCTATCGGGACGGCTTCGGCTTCATTGGGCTTTATATCTGCCATCCGGACTTTCGGGGTAGGGGCCTCGGCCGGCGGGTTTGGGAAGCTGGAATGGCGCATCTGGCGGATCGCGTGATCGGCCTCGACGGGGTTGTCGAGCAGCAGGCGAATTATGGCTGCATGGGTTTTGCGCCCGCCTATGACACCGTGCGCTGGAGCATCGAGCGCATGCCGGCCCTGCCTGCGAGCTTCGCACGGTGCGAGGCGATCACCGAGGGTGATACCGGCGAGATCCTTGCGCTCGATCGGGCTTTCTTTCCCGCGCCGAGAGAAGACTTCCTCACAGACTGGCTGAAGCCGCCGCGCCGCGCCTTCCTCTGCCGACGGCAGGGTGTGGTGGCCGGTTATGCCGTGATGCGACCTTGCCTCAACGGCTACAAGATCGGGCCGCTGTTTGCCATGGATGGGCGAACGGCGGAGGATCTGCTGAAGATCTGCCTTGCAAACCTCAAGGGCGAGGAAGTGCATCTGGATGTGCCGGAATACCAGGAAGGGTTCCGCTACCTGCTCGGCCGTCTCGGCTTCAGGCAAGGTTTCCAGACGTCGCGCATGTATCGAGGCGAGCCGCCGTCCGTGCAGAAGACGGGCGTCTATGCGATCACCACACTGGAACTCGGCTGA